In Streptomyces sp. NBC_01707, a genomic segment contains:
- a CDS encoding class I adenylate-forming enzyme family protein yields MKLVELLVGKHVSAGAGDRVSHVDPDVGEVTYAQLHDAVVGYAGALRERGIPAGTRALVLADDSVATTAAILGLWWHGCVPVPVSPALSDPELRFMAADCEAGFAHFDVPNAARRELGADIDRLPHTTGDEVRTIFRSDTGSQAYAPDAAAEEADWAAGQPALIQYTSGSTGSPKGVLHAATGIEAVAASVGSLLGLGPDDVVLSTAKVSFGYGFGNSVILPLAAGARTVVLRGGVDAHAVHSALHRHRPTVLFSVPRMYVALLALAAGHGAAATASLRLAATAGEHCPAALAERVRETFGVPLVNGLGATEALHFVVATPPAAITVGATGFPVPGATATVRGEDGGPVPEGTEGRLHVAGPSVALGYLNRTEATRRTFADRGVYTGDIVRRDDTGELWYLCRADDLLNMGGYKVAPGEIEAVVREADEVAECAVVAVSDENGLDQAVAYAVPVPGADPSVVRKAILALLRTRLAAFKRPARVEVIDVLPTTSTGKLARNRLRESAGREAVVDR; encoded by the coding sequence ATGAAACTGGTGGAACTACTGGTGGGCAAGCACGTGTCGGCAGGCGCGGGGGACCGCGTCAGCCATGTGGACCCCGACGTCGGCGAGGTGACCTACGCGCAGCTCCACGACGCCGTGGTCGGCTACGCGGGGGCCCTGCGCGAGCGCGGGATTCCGGCAGGCACCCGGGCCCTGGTGCTGGCCGACGACTCGGTGGCGACCACCGCGGCGATCCTGGGCCTGTGGTGGCACGGCTGTGTGCCCGTGCCGGTCAGCCCCGCGCTGTCCGACCCCGAACTGCGCTTCATGGCCGCCGACTGCGAGGCCGGGTTCGCGCACTTCGACGTACCGAACGCCGCCCGGCGGGAGCTGGGTGCGGACATCGACCGGCTGCCGCACACCACGGGCGACGAGGTCCGCACGATCTTCAGGAGCGACACCGGGTCCCAGGCGTACGCCCCCGACGCGGCGGCCGAGGAGGCCGACTGGGCCGCCGGGCAGCCCGCTCTGATCCAGTACACCTCGGGCAGCACCGGCTCGCCCAAGGGCGTGCTGCACGCCGCCACCGGCATCGAGGCCGTCGCCGCTTCGGTCGGCTCACTGCTCGGGCTCGGACCCGACGACGTGGTGCTCTCCACCGCCAAGGTGTCCTTCGGGTACGGCTTCGGGAACTCCGTCATCCTGCCGCTCGCCGCCGGCGCCCGCACCGTGGTGCTGCGCGGTGGCGTCGACGCGCACGCGGTCCACAGCGCGCTGCACCGCCACCGGCCGACCGTGCTGTTCTCCGTACCCAGGATGTACGTCGCCCTGCTCGCCCTGGCCGCCGGCCACGGCGCCGCGGCGACCGCCTCGTTGCGGCTGGCCGCCACTGCGGGCGAGCACTGCCCGGCCGCGCTCGCCGAACGGGTGCGCGAGACGTTCGGCGTGCCGCTCGTCAACGGCCTCGGCGCCACCGAGGCCCTGCACTTCGTCGTCGCCACCCCGCCCGCGGCCATCACCGTGGGGGCCACCGGATTCCCGGTCCCGGGCGCCACCGCGACCGTCAGGGGCGAGGACGGCGGACCGGTCCCGGAAGGAACCGAGGGCAGGCTGCACGTGGCCGGGCCCTCCGTGGCACTCGGCTACCTCAACCGGACCGAGGCCACCCGCCGCACCTTCGCCGACAGGGGCGTGTACACCGGCGACATCGTCCGCCGCGACGACACGGGCGAGCTCTGGTACCTGTGCCGCGCCGACGACCTGCTGAACATGGGTGGCTACAAGGTGGCCCCCGGCGAGATCGAGGCGGTCGTGCGCGAGGCCGACGAGGTGGCGGAGTGCGCGGTCGTGGCCGTGAGCGACGAGAACGGACTCGACCAGGCGGTGGCCTACGCCGTCCCCGTGCCGGGCGCCGACCCCAGCGTCGTCCGCAAGGCGATCCTCGCCCTTCTCCGCACCCGCCTGGCGGCCTTCAAACGCCCGGCCAGGGTCGAGGTGATCGACGTACTGCCCACCACGTCCACGGGAAAGCTCGCACGTAACCGGTTGCGGGAGTCGGCGGGCCGGGAAGCGGTGGTCGACCGATGA